A genomic segment from Candidatus Desulfarcum epimagneticum encodes:
- a CDS encoding conserved hypothetical protein (Evidence 4 : Unknown function but conserved in other organisms): MPKQPHKRLNKYFWDGQTHLTEPFRLRRIIEYASFPDLLLYPFDDLKRNISSIDIEKLRTSEKRKEFIKILRPFIHSSDDWEEAVMKMTNIRKEGATSST; the protein is encoded by the coding sequence ATGCCAAAACAACCGCACAAAAGACTGAATAAATACTTCTGGGATGGGCAAACCCATTTGACGGAGCCATTCAGGCTGAGAAGAATCATTGAATATGCGTCGTTCCCGGATCTTTTGCTTTACCCGTTTGATGACTTGAAACGAAATATTTCATCCATCGACATTGAAAAGCTGAGAACCAGCGAAAAGAGAAAAGAGTTTATTAAAATATTGCGCCCCTTTATTCACAGTTCAGACGACTGGGAAGAGGCGGTCATGAAAATGACGAATATCAGAAAAGAAGGCGCCACGTCATCCACTTAG
- a CDS encoding hypothetical protein (Evidence 5 : Unknown function) codes for MKWFKKINFFLDFNLKRRDSESLSLINPDLVKRYCSQKAFQCFSIESISGSFWNLMPSSIP; via the coding sequence TTGAAATGGTTTAAAAAGATTAATTTTTTCCTTGACTTTAACCTTAAGCGGCGGGACAGTGAATCTCTGTCCTTGATTAACCCGGACCTGGTTAAGCGATACTGTTCCCAAAAGGCGTTTCAATGCTTTTCCATCGAAAGCATCTCAGGCAGCTTCTGGAACTTAATGCCGTCATCAATACCGTAA
- a CDS encoding Aminotransferase: MSDDNYKTQSEKYEFISGQHGGYYRHDFIDHAYLYNLYFPPEAIFRSFKDQIQDLVLNYPVAQDALAGLVGKIIGQPAERIVVGNGAAELIKIISSHISHKLIVPVPSFNEYANAAPSGQVVEFPLEFPSFQLDVYKFAAEAIRIKADVAVVVTPNNPTSMLIPKSDLIWLAKKLERHDCMLIIDESFLDFAQNPDQISLEQEIGNHPSMAIFKSMSKAYGICGLRIGYMLTANPKFAEAVRNGVHIWNINGFAEEFLRLLPDYKQEFIESCKQVRTDRDGLYNKLCSIEGMTILKPDANFIFCRLPDYAQSAPEITKKLFIEYNMYIKDCVGKTQPDSDRYIRIASRTESENCKLVAALIDVMNLKKKEA; encoded by the coding sequence ATGTCAGATGATAATTATAAGACTCAATCCGAAAAATACGAATTCATTTCCGGTCAACATGGTGGTTACTATCGGCATGATTTTATAGATCACGCCTATCTTTATAATCTTTATTTCCCACCAGAGGCTATTTTCAGAAGCTTTAAAGATCAAATTCAAGACCTTGTTCTGAATTATCCGGTGGCGCAAGATGCCCTTGCCGGACTTGTTGGCAAAATAATCGGTCAACCTGCGGAAAGAATTGTTGTGGGAAACGGAGCGGCTGAATTAATAAAAATAATATCCAGTCACATATCACATAAGTTAATCGTTCCCGTGCCTTCTTTTAATGAATATGCCAATGCCGCGCCTTCAGGCCAAGTAGTCGAATTTCCGCTTGAGTTCCCCTCTTTCCAACTGGATGTATATAAATTTGCTGCGGAAGCAATCAGAATAAAAGCTGATGTGGCTGTTGTAGTAACGCCTAACAATCCAACATCTATGCTAATTCCCAAGTCCGATCTCATTTGGCTTGCAAAAAAGCTTGAACGTCATGACTGTATGCTGATTATAGATGAATCATTTTTGGATTTTGCGCAGAACCCTGATCAAATAAGCTTGGAACAAGAAATCGGAAACCACCCGAGTATGGCGATTTTTAAAAGCATGAGCAAGGCTTATGGTATTTGTGGGCTTAGGATTGGTTATATGCTGACTGCAAATCCAAAATTTGCTGAAGCCGTGAGAAACGGCGTGCATATTTGGAATATTAACGGATTTGCAGAAGAGTTTCTACGGCTTTTACCCGATTACAAACAGGAATTTATTGAAAGCTGCAAACAAGTTCGAACCGACAGAGACGGCCTGTATAATAAACTTTGTAGTATTGAAGGGATGACTATTTTAAAACCTGACGCAAACTTTATTTTCTGTCGCCTGCCTGATTATGCGCAAAGCGCTCCCGAAATCACGAAAAAATTATTTATTGAATATAATATGTACATAAAGGACTGTGTGGGTAAAACTCAACCAGATTCTGATCGTTATATTCGGATCGCCAGCCGCACAGAATCAGAGAATTGTAAATTAGTCGCAGCTTTAATCGATGTAATGAACTTAAAAAAAAAGGAAGCATAA
- a CDS encoding hypothetical protein (Evidence 5 : Unknown function) → MRKKTHTNTVIDEAGEKRLAELIKEAGEDARSRRKKVMEEHYDKIRAAIRKGVSNRQDFIPE, encoded by the coding sequence ATGAGAAAAAAAACACACACAAATACCGTCATAGATGAGGCCGGAGAGAAAAGACTGGCGGAGTTGATAAAAGAGGCGGGAGAAGACGCCCGTTCGCGCAGAAAAAAAGTCATGGAAGAGCATTATGACAAAATTCGGGCGGCGATCCGGAAAGGCGTTTCCAATCGTCAGGATTTTATCCCGGAATGA
- a CDS encoding Cytochrome c family protein (fragment), with protein sequence MDCLVCHEQTGAYKKFPAGAGNPVSAPKVFPGNKKKYFPPDYNQSARSVGRPSRKNCGTCHFYGGGGDGVKHGDLDSSLAKPNKALDVHMGLDGRNFDCVRCHTTTLHQVAGRLYTTPAFKGRKSLVEDDLASKITCESCHTAKPHKVNAKANDHTDRVACQSCHIPTFARVNPTKMWWDWSTAGKKKNGKPYMIKDDFGKPRYFTKKGDMRWEKNVKPDYFWFNGAMEYITVKDTIDPGQTVPLNRPMGSMDDPNSRIFPFKIHRGKQPYDKVNKNMTIVHLFPKGKEDKDAYWKGYDWAKAIAFGMDYAGLPFSGEYDFVETSYMFPITHMVAPKENAVACSECHAPENSRLASLAGFYMPGRDGAGVVDILGWLLALGSLIGVIAHGVGRVLSASGRREK encoded by the coding sequence GTGGACTGCCTGGTCTGTCACGAGCAGACCGGAGCCTATAAAAAATTTCCCGCCGGCGCGGGAAATCCCGTGTCCGCGCCCAAGGTGTTTCCCGGGAACAAAAAAAAATATTTCCCGCCGGATTACAACCAGTCGGCCCGGAGCGTGGGCCGGCCCTCCCGTAAAAACTGCGGAACCTGCCATTTTTACGGCGGCGGGGGAGACGGGGTGAAACACGGCGACCTGGACTCGTCTTTGGCAAAGCCCAACAAGGCCCTGGATGTTCACATGGGCCTGGACGGCCGGAATTTCGACTGTGTGCGCTGCCACACCACCACCCTGCACCAGGTCGCCGGGCGCCTGTACACCACCCCGGCTTTCAAGGGCCGCAAAAGCCTGGTGGAAGACGATCTGGCCTCCAAGATCACATGCGAGTCATGCCACACCGCCAAACCCCATAAAGTCAACGCCAAAGCCAACGACCACACCGACAGGGTGGCGTGCCAGAGCTGCCATATTCCGACCTTCGCCCGGGTGAACCCCACCAAGATGTGGTGGGACTGGTCCACGGCCGGGAAGAAAAAAAACGGCAAACCCTACATGATCAAGGATGATTTTGGAAAACCCCGTTATTTCACCAAAAAGGGGGACATGCGCTGGGAGAAAAACGTCAAGCCCGATTACTTCTGGTTCAACGGCGCCATGGAGTACATCACGGTCAAAGACACCATTGATCCGGGCCAAACGGTCCCCTTGAACCGTCCCATGGGAAGCATGGACGATCCCAATTCCCGAATTTTCCCCTTCAAAATCCACCGGGGAAAACAGCCCTATGACAAGGTGAACAAAAACATGACCATCGTCCATCTCTTCCCCAAGGGCAAAGAGGACAAGGACGCCTACTGGAAGGGGTACGACTGGGCCAAAGCCATCGCGTTCGGAATGGATTACGCGGGCCTGCCTTTCTCCGGGGAATATGATTTTGTGGAGACGAGCTACATGTTTCCCATCACCCATATGGTGGCGCCCAAGGAGAATGCCGTGGCCTGCTCCGAGTGCCACGCGCCTGAAAACAGCCGCCTGGCCTCTCTGGCGGGATTTTACATGCCGGGACGCGACGGCGCGGGCGTGGTGGACATCCTGGGGTGGCTCCTGGCGCTGGGCTCTTTGATCGGCGTGATCGCGCACGGAGTGGGAAGGGTTCTGTCCGCTTCGGGAAGGAGGGAAAAATAA
- a CDS encoding Cytochrome B yields the protein MENKKMTHLYLYSRYERFWHWLQSLLILILLATGLEVKGVFTLFGFHSAVKIHNFTGLSWLVAFAFFVFWIFTTGEWRQYVPTTRKMLSVCRYYALGIFRGEDHPVPKRKEAKHNPLQRLIYLGLAALLLPIQMITGFLYWGYNSWAEWGLDGALSLKVLATVHVAGSFAILSFLIVHLYMITTGHSLGSHAKAMITGWESVEEGEKIEDWEKARAAR from the coding sequence ATGGAAAACAAAAAAATGACCCATCTGTATCTGTATTCCCGTTATGAGCGCTTCTGGCACTGGCTCCAGTCCCTTCTGATCCTCATTCTTCTGGCCACAGGCCTGGAAGTCAAGGGCGTTTTCACCCTCTTCGGATTCCACAGCGCGGTGAAGATTCACAATTTCACCGGGCTGTCCTGGCTGGTCGCCTTCGCCTTTTTCGTGTTCTGGATTTTCACCACCGGGGAGTGGCGCCAGTATGTCCCCACCACCCGGAAGATGCTGTCCGTGTGCCGGTATTACGCCCTGGGGATTTTTCGCGGGGAAGACCATCCGGTCCCCAAAAGAAAAGAGGCCAAGCACAACCCCCTTCAGCGCCTCATCTACCTGGGCCTGGCCGCCCTTCTGCTGCCCATCCAGATGATCACCGGGTTTTTGTACTGGGGATACAACTCCTGGGCCGAATGGGGCCTGGACGGGGCGCTGTCGCTGAAAGTTCTGGCCACGGTTCATGTGGCGGGGTCTTTCGCCATCCTGTCCTTTCTCATCGTTCATCTTTACATGATCACCACCGGCCATTCCCTGGGGTCCCATGCCAAAGCCATGATCACGGGATGGGAAAGCGTGGAGGAGGGAGAAAAAATCGAAGACTGGGAAAAGGCCCGGGCCGCGCGATAA
- a CDS encoding Nucleotidyl transferase AbiEii toxin, Type IV TA system codes for MLKLKPDQIRIAGAEDKEYYENFLYPFQDEIFDLIGSDPFYLGGGTCLSRFYLNHRYSDDIDLFFNGYDFPKENFDICCREIFNRIGDKFDIEIQIDGDYFKRIMAYQDAKPLKMEFIFENYKCPGNRTKKNKIWIDSKENIVTNKITAVYDRKTVKDYIDLYYLLPEFSFEQIGKWAEYKIVPMEYEGVLIAFSEDFLEGSVLMIDDIRMGDFRLFIKKLIIDIFNYAKTTAQKTE; via the coding sequence ATGTTAAAATTAAAACCTGATCAAATTAGAATCGCCGGCGCCGAAGATAAAGAATATTATGAAAATTTCTTATATCCTTTTCAGGATGAGATTTTTGATCTGATCGGCTCCGACCCGTTTTATTTGGGCGGTGGAACCTGTTTGTCCCGTTTTTACTTAAATCATCGATATTCAGATGATATTGATTTGTTTTTTAACGGCTATGATTTTCCAAAAGAAAATTTTGACATATGCTGCCGAGAAATATTCAATCGTATTGGCGATAAATTTGACATCGAGATTCAAATTGACGGCGATTATTTTAAAAGAATCATGGCATACCAGGATGCCAAGCCTTTGAAGATGGAATTTATTTTTGAAAACTACAAATGCCCGGGAAATAGAACAAAGAAAAATAAAATATGGATCGATTCGAAAGAAAACATTGTGACAAACAAGATAACAGCTGTTTATGACAGGAAGACTGTGAAAGATTATATTGATCTGTATTATCTTTTGCCGGAATTCAGCTTTGAACAGATTGGGAAATGGGCTGAATATAAGATTGTCCCCATGGAATATGAGGGAGTTCTGATCGCATTTTCTGAAGATTTTTTGGAAGGCTCTGTTTTAATGATCGATGATATTCGCATGGGTGATTTCAGATTATTTATTAAGAAACTCATCATAGACATTTTTAATTATGCCAAAACAACCGCACAAAAGACTGAATAA
- a CDS encoding exported hypothetical protein (Evidence 5 : Unknown function), translating to MRFAKARGLSWALALAVCLAPAAPALSAVSENDSAPGRKMARQAVGEKKSWITADHSQHDILKQKFTSGPEVTRACLHCHNQAAVQFHKTIHWTWMNPLAPKEAGLGKGGLSINNF from the coding sequence ATGAGATTCGCCAAAGCGCGCGGCCTTTCATGGGCCCTGGCCCTGGCGGTATGCCTGGCGCCGGCGGCCCCGGCCCTTTCGGCCGTTTCTGAAAATGACTCGGCCCCGGGCCGAAAGATGGCCCGGCAGGCTGTGGGAGAAAAAAAATCCTGGATCACGGCCGATCACTCCCAACATGACATTTTAAAACAGAAATTCACATCCGGGCCGGAGGTCACCCGGGCCTGTCTCCACTGCCACAACCAGGCGGCCGTCCAGTTTCACAAAACCATCCACTGGACCTGGATGAACCCCCTGGCCCCCAAAGAGGCGGGGCTGGGAAAAGGCGGGCTTTCCATCAACAACTTCTGA
- a CDS encoding CDP-alcohol phosphatidyltransferase — translation MTNSKPQQTHQPTMLSFARDLPNICSLAGLLCATLGIYYAILGNFPVAIIGVLWAVLFDWADGIIARKMTERTKRHRAFGGQLDSLIDIVSFGIFPAIFLLSYGKFSPWFLPGAFLIVAASAIRLSYFNIFGLIDDKTYMGLALDNNVLILAFVFLFEGFIKYTVFSIVLYALLMALTVFNLAPIRTSKFAGKWFYALIVYTLALTVIYGCMV, via the coding sequence ATGACAAATTCCAAACCTCAGCAAACCCATCAGCCCACAATGCTTTCTTTTGCCAGAGATCTCCCCAATATTTGTTCGCTTGCAGGCTTGTTATGTGCGACGCTTGGTATTTACTATGCTATTTTGGGCAATTTCCCTGTTGCGATAATTGGAGTTCTGTGGGCTGTTTTATTTGACTGGGCCGACGGAATCATTGCTCGAAAAATGACGGAACGAACAAAGCGCCATCGGGCTTTTGGGGGGCAGCTTGATTCGTTGATAGATATTGTAAGTTTTGGAATATTCCCAGCTATTTTTCTTCTAAGCTATGGTAAGTTCAGCCCCTGGTTCCTGCCGGGAGCCTTTCTTATTGTCGCCGCCAGCGCTATAAGATTGAGTTATTTCAACATTTTCGGCCTGATTGACGATAAAACATACATGGGGCTGGCATTAGACAACAATGTTCTTATTCTTGCTTTTGTGTTTTTGTTTGAAGGCTTTATTAAATATACGGTTTTTTCAATCGTCCTTTATGCTTTATTGATGGCGCTTACAGTGTTTAATTTAGCACCTATACGAACGTCTAAATTTGCCGGAAAATGGTTTTATGCTCTTATTGTCTATACTTTGGCGTTGACAGTTATCTACGGTTGTATGGTATGA
- a CDS encoding conserved hypothetical protein (Evidence 4 : Unknown function but conserved in other organisms), producing MFEEKQPGQYHSAIVDVTDKCNLRRRHCFYFREEHDSRDMEEGAFLEGLETLRDRHNILSMGWCGGEPTYRRELLEKGTGLFKFNTIYSNGTLPFPRLPNAIVCVSIDGPPEVHNYIRGAGAFEKSLENVRRAKLPLVIFLTTINRKNAPHLKEMVSILSRVPNARLGVLFFTPLKTYRPVKGYEHTAEQAESLALSPEERDRAIEDLLEMKKEYEGFIFNPARTLELMMSGSSEKCVALCNMPDRTLTLDLRLERKLPCVLGRDVDCGQCGCVFPFLQQAKKEGDPESVALAF from the coding sequence ATGTTTGAAGAGAAACAGCCGGGACAATATCATTCCGCCATTGTCGATGTCACGGATAAATGCAATCTCAGGCGCCGTCATTGCTTTTATTTCAGGGAAGAGCATGACAGCCGGGACATGGAGGAGGGGGCCTTTCTTGAGGGTTTGGAGACGCTTCGGGACCGGCACAACATCCTGAGCATGGGCTGGTGCGGGGGCGAGCCCACATACCGCCGGGAGCTTTTGGAAAAAGGGACGGGGCTTTTTAAATTCAACACCATTTATTCCAATGGGACCCTTCCGTTTCCCCGCCTGCCCAACGCGATTGTGTGCGTGTCCATTGACGGCCCCCCGGAGGTTCACAACTATATCCGGGGCGCCGGGGCCTTTGAAAAGAGTCTTGAAAATGTCAGGCGGGCCAAACTGCCCCTCGTGATTTTTCTTACCACCATCAACCGAAAAAACGCCCCCCATCTCAAAGAGATGGTGTCCATTCTGTCCCGGGTTCCCAACGCCCGGCTGGGCGTTCTTTTTTTCACCCCTCTTAAAACATACCGCCCCGTCAAAGGGTATGAGCACACCGCTGAGCAGGCGGAGAGTCTGGCCCTTTCTCCGGAAGAGAGGGACCGCGCCATTGAGGATCTGCTTGAGATGAAAAAGGAATACGAGGGGTTTATTTTCAATCCCGCGCGAACCCTTGAGCTGATGATGAGCGGCTCCTCTGAAAAATGCGTGGCGCTTTGCAACATGCCCGACCGAACCCTGACCCTTGATTTGCGGCTGGAGAGAAAACTTCCCTGCGTGCTCGGGCGCGATGTGGATTGCGGCCAATGCGGGTGCGTGTTTCCTTTTTTGCAGCAGGCGAAAAAGGAGGGAGACCCGGAAAGCGTGGCCCTGGCGTTTTGA
- a CDS encoding conserved hypothetical protein (Evidence 4 : Unknown function but conserved in other organisms) has protein sequence MFIMRQTSYIPRPVFDSKIKQFLEESPTVILLGARQVGKTTLARRFSDGLDKVHYFDLERAASRAALSTPELTLSELSGTVVIDEIQRMPQLFETLRPLCDRPGNPARFLLLGSASPDIVKGVSESLAGRALFINVPGFSLGEVGNDSQNPLWLRGAFPRSFLAPNDDASMRWREAFVQTFLERDMPLLGVRTPPERLRRFWMMVSHYHGAVWNGSEIARSVGVSLPTIRHYLDILAGGYILRVLPPWFENIKKRQVKSPKVYIRDTGLLHSMLGIDSMAALRSHPSYGASWEGFALEQILILFGHPNACYWRTHRGAELDLMIFHKGKRLGFEFKCADAPVMTRSMHTALRDLKLDRLHVIYPGSKSYPIHEKAHATPLSRAAALLPRGNFTPGAFPPSKNKKDPKKKEDNP, from the coding sequence ATGTTCATTATGCGACAAACGTCATACATCCCCCGCCCGGTTTTCGACTCCAAAATCAAACAATTCCTGGAGGAATCCCCGACCGTGATTCTTTTGGGGGCCCGGCAGGTGGGAAAAACCACCCTTGCCCGGCGTTTTTCCGACGGCCTGGACAAGGTCCATTATTTTGACCTTGAGCGGGCCGCTTCCCGCGCCGCGCTCTCAACCCCGGAGCTGACCCTTTCGGAGCTGAGCGGAACCGTCGTCATTGACGAAATCCAAAGAATGCCCCAGCTTTTTGAGACCCTTCGCCCCTTATGCGACCGTCCGGGAAACCCCGCCCGTTTCCTGCTTTTGGGAAGCGCCTCCCCGGACATCGTCAAAGGAGTTTCGGAATCCCTGGCGGGCCGGGCGCTTTTCATTAATGTGCCCGGATTTTCCCTTGGAGAGGTCGGGAATGATTCACAAAACCCTTTATGGCTGAGGGGAGCGTTCCCCCGGTCATTTCTGGCGCCAAATGACGACGCCAGCATGCGCTGGCGCGAGGCGTTTGTCCAGACCTTCCTGGAGCGGGACATGCCCCTTCTGGGCGTGCGGACTCCCCCGGAAAGACTGCGCCGGTTCTGGATGATGGTCTCCCATTATCACGGCGCCGTATGGAACGGCTCGGAAATCGCCCGATCGGTGGGGGTCTCCCTTCCCACGATCCGCCACTACCTGGATATACTGGCCGGTGGATACATCCTGCGCGTTCTGCCCCCCTGGTTTGAAAACATCAAAAAAAGGCAGGTCAAATCCCCGAAGGTGTATATCCGGGACACCGGGCTGCTTCATTCCATGCTGGGAATCGACTCCATGGCCGCGCTGCGTTCCCACCCCTCCTACGGCGCCTCCTGGGAGGGATTCGCCCTGGAGCAGATTCTCATTTTGTTCGGCCACCCAAATGCCTGTTACTGGCGAACCCATCGGGGCGCCGAGCTGGATTTGATGATCTTTCACAAAGGAAAACGTCTGGGATTTGAGTTCAAATGCGCCGACGCCCCGGTCATGACCCGCTCCATGCACACGGCCCTTCGCGATCTCAAGCTGGACCGGCTCCATGTGATCTACCCGGGATCAAAATCATACCCGATCCATGAAAAGGCCCATGCGACGCCGCTTTCGCGGGCGGCTGCGCTTCTGCCCCGGGGAAACTTCACCCCAGGGGCTTTCCCACCATCCAAAAACAAAAAAGACCCCAAAAAAAAGGAGGATAACCCATGA
- a CDS encoding Phosphocholine cytidylyltransferase, producing MEINLKHNSRHKEHVTTAVLLAAGTGSRLYPLTENAPKCMTIVSGMSILERLTASLNLHGFKRLVVVTGHLEKHIRDFLGDQVGEMKIEYVFNPLYKTSNNIYSLWIARKIINEPFLLLESDLVFDESLLDAMMYPNRIAVAKMQPWMNGTCVTINQSHHVNAFLAANADSFGQIKYKTVNIYSISLNSWNEIVKRLDKHISDGNTNDYYEIIFAEMIADGSLSFEDVSFDGKPWYEIDTIEDLAEAEKLFLSDDSRRLRSLGIAALTTSTSPPLSYNH from the coding sequence ATGGAAATTAATTTGAAACATAACTCTCGCCATAAAGAACATGTGACCACAGCAGTACTCCTTGCAGCCGGCACAGGCAGCCGTCTTTATCCCTTGACGGAAAATGCCCCAAAATGCATGACAATAGTTAGCGGCATGTCGATACTTGAACGGCTGACCGCCAGTTTGAATCTGCATGGTTTCAAACGCCTGGTCGTTGTTACAGGACATCTGGAAAAGCATATAAGAGATTTTTTGGGAGATCAGGTGGGGGAAATGAAAATCGAATATGTTTTCAATCCGTTATACAAGACGAGCAACAATATCTATTCTCTCTGGATTGCGCGTAAAATAATTAATGAACCATTTCTGCTCCTTGAAAGTGATCTTGTTTTTGATGAATCACTTCTGGATGCCATGATGTATCCTAACAGAATAGCCGTTGCAAAAATGCAGCCATGGATGAATGGGACATGTGTTACAATCAATCAATCTCACCATGTTAACGCATTTTTGGCAGCCAACGCAGACTCCTTTGGTCAGATCAAATACAAGACCGTTAATATTTACAGCATTTCACTTAACTCCTGGAATGAAATTGTAAAAAGATTAGACAAACATATTTCAGATGGCAACACAAATGACTATTACGAAATTATATTTGCGGAGATGATTGCTGACGGCAGCCTCTCTTTTGAAGATGTCTCTTTTGACGGCAAGCCATGGTATGAAATAGACACTATTGAAGATCTGGCAGAGGCAGAGAAACTGTTCTTATCAGATGATTCCCGGCGACTGCGCTCCCTGGGAATCGCGGCTCTGACTACGTCCACTTCCCCGCCGCTATCATACAACCACTAA
- a CDS encoding AAA family ATPase, which yields MKEAKNPRLIIVAGPNGSGKTTITEKLLRHEWMGGCVYINPDIIAEEKFNGWNLRESIIKAANHAKEMREECLSRKMDMAFETVFSSPEKFEFVKRAKVAGFFLRLFFVCTDDPSINARRVASRVMEGGHDVPIPKIISRYYRSLSNCANALPLFDRAYFYDNSLENADPVLIFRTTHGKMAKVYGEAPPWAEDIANSS from the coding sequence ATGAAAGAGGCGAAAAATCCCAGGCTCATCATTGTGGCGGGTCCCAACGGATCGGGAAAAACAACCATCACCGAAAAGCTCCTGCGCCATGAATGGATGGGTGGCTGCGTTTATATCAATCCCGACATAATCGCTGAAGAAAAATTCAACGGCTGGAATTTACGGGAATCCATCATAAAAGCGGCCAATCACGCCAAAGAAATGAGGGAAGAATGTTTGTCCCGAAAAATGGATATGGCGTTTGAAACGGTCTTTTCATCTCCTGAAAAATTCGAGTTTGTAAAAAGAGCCAAAGTGGCGGGTTTTTTTTTGCGCCTGTTTTTCGTATGCACGGATGATCCATCGATAAACGCCCGGAGAGTCGCCTCGCGCGTGATGGAAGGCGGTCATGATGTGCCGATTCCCAAAATCATCAGCCGCTACTACCGATCACTGTCAAATTGCGCGAACGCCCTGCCTTTGTTTGATCGCGCTTATTTTTACGACAATTCTTTGGAGAATGCCGACCCTGTTCTGATATTCAGAACAACCCATGGGAAGATGGCCAAGGTTTATGGCGAGGCGCCTCCATGGGCCGAGGATATAGCGAACTCGTCGTAA